In Candidatus Zixiibacteriota bacterium, the following proteins share a genomic window:
- a CDS encoding ATP-binding cassette domain-containing protein, producing MPDDAFIEFRRVGYRLPDGRELLSDLSFGIARGETLVLLGRSGSGKTTTMKLINRLLDPTEGEVRVAGTPTREWDPIKLRRRVGYVIQEVGLFPHLTVEENVAVVPRLERWPEDRIRSRVRDLLQLVGLDPERFAGRFPRELSGGQRQRVGVARALAADPPVVLLDEPFGALDPITRTDMQREFRSLQQRLQKTVVFVTHDVREAFALASRIGLIKDGKMIFLGPPEALLRCDDPEARAFTRCLADGGAVESGA from the coding sequence GTGCCGGACGACGCCTTCATAGAGTTCCGCAGGGTGGGCTACCGCCTGCCCGACGGGCGTGAGTTGCTTTCGGATTTGAGCTTCGGGATCGCGCGGGGCGAGACGCTCGTGCTGCTGGGGAGGAGCGGTTCGGGCAAGACCACAACGATGAAGCTGATCAACCGACTGCTTGATCCTACCGAAGGCGAGGTGCGGGTCGCGGGCACGCCTACGCGCGAGTGGGACCCGATCAAGCTGCGCCGGCGCGTCGGTTACGTCATCCAGGAGGTCGGCCTTTTTCCGCATCTCACGGTGGAGGAAAACGTCGCGGTCGTGCCGCGGCTCGAGCGCTGGCCGGAGGACAGGATCCGGTCGCGCGTCCGCGACCTGCTTCAACTGGTCGGCCTCGATCCGGAACGCTTTGCCGGCCGGTTCCCGCGCGAGCTTTCCGGCGGGCAACGCCAGCGAGTCGGCGTCGCCCGGGCGCTTGCCGCCGATCCGCCGGTGGTCCTGCTCGACGAGCCCTTCGGCGCGCTCGATCCGATCACCAGAACCGATATGCAGCGCGAGTTCCGCTCGCTGCAGCAGCGACTGCAGAAGACCGTGGTGTTCGTTACCCACGACGTGCGCGAGGCATTCGCGCTGGCGAGCCGCATCGGCTTGATCAAGGACGGAAAGATGATTTTTCTTGGGCCGCCGGAAGCGCTGCTCCGCTGCGACGATCCCGAAGCGCGGGCGTTCACCCGCTGTCTGGCCGACGGCGGGGCGGTGGAAAGCGGAGCGTGA
- a CDS encoding L-histidine N(alpha)-methyltransferase → MNDLNRLNPLFRPQEHGRWQLVEPGIWSRAAERPPDDPTTAILKTLSDQPRWLEAHYLYDDRGSDLFERICDLPEYYLTRTENSILEARAPEIIAAAPVECIVELGAGSSRKTVHLLEAQLRQRGRGLFAPVDVSVPGLKASREFVRRHLPGIDFHGLHARYEEGFRSIAKELPTLFVFLGSTVGNFTPPAFARFFDRLSAAMGPGDFLLLGADRVKEPAVLEAAYADSRGLTAEFILNVFLHINRLTGSNFDLGRMRYVSRYNARWRQIEMEAVAAERQRIDFPGAGASFWWESGEPILVEISRKFDPEQLQQQLGFFGLAPVAHYTDPLAWFSLLLFRKAD, encoded by the coding sequence TTGAACGATTTGAACCGCCTGAATCCCCTTTTCCGTCCACAGGAGCACGGTCGCTGGCAGCTCGTCGAGCCCGGCATCTGGTCGCGCGCCGCCGAACGTCCGCCGGACGATCCGACGACCGCCATCCTGAAGACGCTCTCGGATCAGCCGCGCTGGCTCGAGGCTCACTATCTTTACGACGACCGCGGGTCGGATCTCTTCGAGCGCATCTGCGATCTCCCCGAGTACTATCTCACCCGTACCGAGAACTCGATCCTCGAGGCCAGGGCGCCCGAGATCATCGCCGCCGCGCCCGTCGAGTGCATCGTCGAGCTGGGAGCCGGTTCGTCCCGCAAAACCGTCCATCTGCTCGAAGCGCAGCTGCGGCAACGCGGCCGCGGCCTGTTTGCTCCGGTGGACGTGAGCGTCCCGGGGCTCAAGGCTTCCCGCGAGTTCGTCCGGCGTCACCTTCCCGGCATCGACTTCCACGGCCTGCACGCGCGCTACGAAGAAGGCTTCCGCAGCATCGCGAAGGAGCTGCCGACCCTTTTCGTCTTCCTCGGCAGCACGGTGGGTAATTTCACCCCGCCGGCGTTCGCGCGCTTTTTCGACCGCCTCTCCGCCGCCATGGGGCCGGGCGATTTCCTGCTGCTCGGCGCCGACCGTGTCAAGGAGCCGGCTGTTCTCGAGGCCGCCTACGCCGACTCCCGGGGGCTCACCGCGGAGTTCATTCTGAACGTCTTCCTCCACATCAACCGGCTCACGGGAAGCAACTTCGACCTCGGGCGGATGCGCTACGTCTCCCGCTACAACGCGCGATGGCGCCAGATCGAAATGGAGGCCGTCGCCGCCGAACGCCAGCGCATCGATTTTCCGGGGGCCGGCGCTTCTTTCTGGTGGGAATCGGGCGAACCGATCCTCGTCGAGATCAGCCGCAAGTTCGACCCGGAGCAGTTGCAGCAGCAGCTTGGCTTTTTCGGCCTCGCGCCGGTGGCCCACTACACCGACCCGCTGGCCTGGTTCTCTCTGCTGTTGTTCAGGAAGGCCGATTAG